From the Phyllobacterium zundukense genome, one window contains:
- a CDS encoding SDR family oxidoreductase, which produces MSFSDYRTALVTGASSGIGAAIVERLRRENIEVHALARSAEPLQKLAEKTGCIPHVIDVTNRAALAELTARIEFDILVNNAGVDRPKKFLEADEGDIDLLVDVNLRAVLHLCRMVVPGMVARDNGHVINISSIAGAYNFGGNSSYHATKAAVSMLSNQLRLDAFGKRVRVTEICPGRVATNIFAHVHGDDPSIRERFIDGFELPQAADIAEAIAFAIAAPIAVNIGHMEITPTLQVMGGLQTAKPATPLAAPSPKGLKP; this is translated from the coding sequence ATGTCATTTTCCGATTACAGGACAGCGCTGGTTACTGGCGCCTCTTCCGGTATTGGTGCGGCTATCGTGGAGCGGCTGCGTCGGGAAAATATCGAGGTTCACGCCTTGGCCCGCAGCGCCGAACCACTGCAGAAACTTGCAGAAAAGACCGGCTGCATCCCTCATGTGATTGACGTGACAAATCGGGCTGCGCTTGCCGAACTAACGGCCCGGATTGAGTTCGATATCCTGGTCAATAATGCCGGCGTCGATCGTCCCAAGAAATTCCTGGAAGCCGACGAAGGCGATATCGATCTTCTGGTTGACGTTAATCTCCGTGCTGTCCTGCATCTCTGCCGCATGGTCGTACCGGGCATGGTCGCGCGCGACAATGGCCATGTGATCAACATCTCCTCGATTGCGGGCGCTTATAATTTTGGCGGTAACTCCTCCTATCATGCGACGAAGGCGGCCGTGAGCATGCTGTCCAACCAGCTGCGTCTCGATGCCTTCGGCAAAAGGGTGCGTGTCACAGAAATATGCCCGGGCCGGGTTGCGACCAACATTTTCGCGCATGTCCACGGCGACGACCCATCGATCCGCGAACGCTTCATCGACGGCTTCGAACTGCCGCAAGCCGCTGACATCGCAGAGGCCATCGCTTTCGCCATCGCCGCGCCCATTGCCGTCAATATCGGCCACATGGAGATCACGCCGACCCTCCAAGTGATGGGGGGCCTTCAGACCGCCAAACCGGCAACGCCGCTTGCCGCGCCTTCCCCCAAAGGATTGAAGCCGTGA
- the nac gene encoding nitrogen assimilation transcriptional regulator NAC yields MDTRRLKSFIVIVDSGSITRAADILHVAQPALSQQLASLEEHFGQKLLNRSQQGVSMTDAGHAVYRHAQIILRQMDQAQADASAAGNSLAGRVSVGLVPFSSAATLSIDLLAETRKRHPGILLHLTESVGQTYSQMIMNGRLEMALIHGSGPIKGVRFEPLLSEEFFLVAHPDFAIEADDKPVSITALDSLPLLLPPAYNFVRRAVDTAFTRTRTNLKVVGEVEIVRTLTRAVSIGLGATIMPKAIADRIIAESSEPLVCRMVSPRIEETLSLCVSDHTPLSEPAIAVRDILIELTARLKPPRG; encoded by the coding sequence ATGGACACCAGACGGCTCAAATCCTTTATCGTCATCGTCGATTCCGGCAGCATAACGCGAGCCGCCGATATATTGCATGTGGCTCAACCCGCTTTGAGCCAGCAACTCGCGTCCCTGGAGGAGCATTTCGGCCAGAAGCTTTTGAACCGGAGCCAGCAGGGCGTCAGCATGACCGATGCTGGACATGCTGTTTATCGTCATGCCCAGATCATCCTGCGCCAGATGGATCAGGCCCAGGCTGATGCATCAGCGGCCGGAAACTCGCTCGCCGGCCGCGTCTCGGTCGGGCTCGTGCCCTTCAGCAGCGCTGCCACGCTCTCCATTGATCTGCTGGCGGAAACGCGCAAGCGTCACCCCGGTATCCTTCTCCATCTTACCGAAAGTGTCGGCCAGACTTACAGCCAGATGATCATGAATGGCCGTCTGGAGATGGCGTTGATCCATGGTTCCGGACCGATCAAGGGCGTTCGTTTCGAGCCTTTGCTCAGCGAGGAATTCTTTCTGGTGGCACACCCGGATTTCGCGATCGAGGCCGATGACAAGCCCGTCTCCATCACCGCGCTGGACAGCCTTCCGCTGCTGCTGCCACCAGCCTACAATTTCGTCCGGCGCGCCGTCGACACTGCTTTCACGCGAACCCGAACCAACTTGAAAGTCGTCGGCGAAGTGGAAATCGTCAGGACACTGACACGGGCCGTCAGCATCGGTCTTGGGGCAACAATCATGCCCAAGGCCATCGCCGACCGGATCATTGCGGAATCGAGCGAGCCGCTGGTCTGCCGAATGGTCTCGCCGCGGATCGAAGAAACGCTTTCGCTTTGCGTTTCCGATCACACACCGCTCTCGGAACCCGCTATCGCAGTAAGGGACATACTGATCGAGTTGACCGCGCGGCTGAAGCCGCCGCGCGGTTGA